A portion of the Cryptomeria japonica chromosome 5, Sugi_1.0, whole genome shotgun sequence genome contains these proteins:
- the LOC131054694 gene encoding wall-associated receptor kinase 1 — protein MSFCKQMAWDVVDLILICCYLATPAVAQCNPEWCGSQNVSFPFWISNSSCGLPGFQIKCIQKENGNRSLFLGTSVNSTETDLEIPEMSYAGSLVINSTDLKAISCNYTNDASLNFTLPADGPFTIYSSNKFVVIGCSAIGSFSLKAGGGACRSACITQYDPSYCNTYGCCEAGIPGNERAINFTGGGNCGFSTILDPDTWNLPQGELGLYARGHYGMRLQWGIGNGNCSTAKGKANYFCADAGECLNTTRGAYVCKCLTGYEGSGYSKGTGCTDVDECSEGGLNQGFEPSQGGICHNLPGTYNCSCAKHYRGDGFQNGTRCQSPSSNNSLRSAIIGFLSSFVGVSFAACGLFWCLRRRQLKYAGDKNFIENGGVEMEERIASMGGRKSLRMFSEIELKTASNNYSIELGKGGFATVYKGVLPDGMPVAIKKPKSFSPEFNNEIVVLSHINHRNVVKLIGCCLRTQLPLLVYEFVPNGTLFQHLQSPEKHLSWERRRQIAIETAEGIAYVHREASQPIFHRDIKSSNILLDDRFTPKVADFGISRLRPSDEMHLSTLFPSGTPGYVDPEFIRNNQFTEKSDVYSFGVVLLELLTGLKPLLSRQDQMYTLYDHVLSAINGGCLIQILDPKVVDEENQGQMENMAKLAKACLHEEGMARPSMREVVEELVWIRATSKQAGLLNRDATLPMEKARSTRTTLEHYSGRLLDENTSWDHHTSLSHTHTASEDPSSSLIQMSNMNGR, from the exons ATGTCGTTCTGTAAACAGATGGCGTGGGATGTCGTTGACCTAATTCTTATTTGTTGCTATTTGGCCACCCCTGCCGTTGCACAATGCAATCCGGAATGGTGTGGATCCCAGAATGTCAGTTTTCCATTTTGGATATCCAATTCGAGTTGTGGGCTTCCCGGATTTCAGATCAAATGCATACAGAAGGAGAACGGGAATCGGAGTCTATTTCTTGGAACTTCTGTAAATTCAACAGAAACGGATCTTGAGATCCCGGAGATGAGTTACGCCGGCTCTCTGGTAATAAATTCCACTGATCTAAAAGCCATCTCGTGTAATTATACAAACGATGCCTCTCTCAATTTCACGCTACCTGCGGATGGCCCCTTCACCATTTATTCTTCCAATAAATTCGTGGTCATTGGTTGCAGCGCAATAGGTTCTTTCAGTCTTAAAGCTGGGGGAGGGGCATGTCGATCTGCATGTATAACACAGTATGATCCAAGCTACTGCAACACCTATGGTTGCTGTGAAGCTGGTATTCCAGGAAATGAGAGGGCGATAAACTTCACGGGTGGGGGAAACTGCGGATTCTCCACTATTCTGGACCCAGATACTTGGAATTTGCCTCAAGGCGAACTTGGTTTGTATGCGAGGGGTCATTACGGCATGCGCCTCCAGTGGGGCATCGGCAATGGAAATTGTTCCACGGCCAAAGGAAAAGCGAATTACTTTTGCGCCGATGCAGGTGAATGTTTGAACACAACACGGGGCGCCTATGTATGCAAATGTCTTACGGGCTATGAAGGAAGTGGGTACTCTAAAGGCACCGGTTGCACAG ATGTGGATGAATGCAGTGAAGGAGGCTTAAACCAGGGCTTTGAACCATCGCAGGGGGGTATATGTCATAATCTTCCTGGCACTTACAACTGTTCATGTGCAAAGCATTACAGGGGAGACGGCTTTCAAAACGGGACAAGATGCCAGTCGCCGAGCTCAAATAACTCTCTAAGATCTGCAATTATAG GCTTTCTTTCTTCATTCGTTGGAGTTTCATTTGCAGCATGTGGATTATTTTGGTGCCTGAGGAGGCGACAGTTGAAGTATGCTGGTGACAAAAATTTCATAGAAAATGGGGGGGTTGAGATGGAGGAACGCATAGCTTCCATGGGAGGTAGAAAAAGCCTTAGAATGTTTTCTGAAATCGAGTTAAAAACAGCCTCAAACAATTACTCAATAGAGTTAGGGAAAGGTGGCTTTGCAACCGTGTACAAAGGAGTTCTACCAGATGGCATGCCAGTGGCGATCAAAAAGCCCAAATCATTTTCCCCTGAGTTCAATAACGAAATTGTGGTTTTATCCCACATCAATCACAGAAATGTAGTGAAATTGATTGGTTGTTGTCTCCGTACTCAACTTCCTTTGCTTGTCTACGAATTTGTGCCGAATGGAACACTCTTTCAACATCTACAGTCTCCAGAGAAGCACTTGTCCTGGGAAAGAAGGCGACAGATTGCAATAGAGACTGCAGAGGGTATAGCGTATGTACACCGCGAAGCTTCTCAGCCTATTTTCCATCGTGACATAAAATCATCGAACATTCTCCTAGATGACAGATTTACTCCAAAAGTGGCAGATTTTGGTATTTCTCGTCTGCGACCTTCTGACGAAATGCATCTCAGCACCCTTTTCCCTTCTGGCACTCCAGGTTATGTGGATCCCGAATTCATAAGAAACAACCAATTTACAGAGAAGAGTGATGTTTATAGCTTTGGTGTTGTTTTGCTCGAGCTTCTCACTGGTTTAAAACCCTTGTTGTCTCGACAAGATCAGATGTACACTTTATACGACCATGTGCTATCTGCAATTAACGGCGGCTGCTTAATTCAAATCTTAGATCCCAAAGTCGTGGATGAGGAAAATCAAGGGCAGATGGAGAATATGGCAAAACTCGCCAAGGCATGTTTGCACGAGGAAGGAATGGCAAGGCCGTCGATGAGAGAGGTAGTGGAGGAGCTTGTTTGGATAAGAGCAACTTCAAAACAGGCAGGACTTTTAAATAGGGATGCGACTCTCCCTATGGAGAAGGCACGTTCCACACGGACAACACTTGAGCATTATAGCGGGCGACTCCTCGATGAGAATACTTCATGGGATCATCACACTTCTCTCTCTCATACTCATACTGCATCTGAGGACCCTTCGAGTTCGTTGATTCAGATGTCAAATATGAATGGAAGATAA